The following coding sequences are from one Verrucosispora sp. WMMD573 window:
- a CDS encoding ParA family protein produces the protein MAGNGDRAETWTSELREQQNALGSDLGPADPAAYTMRKPIPEPMPTDRHGPARIIAMANQKGGVGKTTTTINLGAALAEYGRKVLLVDFDPQGALSVGLGVNPHNLDLSVYNLLMQDDVTADDVLIKTDVAGLHLLPANIDLSAAEIQLVNEVAREMALARVLKSIRKEYDYILIDCQPSLGLLAINALTVSHGVLIPLECEFFSLRGVALLLDTIDKVRERLNFDLELEGILATMYDSRTTHCRQVLQRVVEAFGDKVYQTVITKTVKFPESTVAGSPITTLDPASSGARNYRQLAREVIAAQAER, from the coding sequence ATGGCTGGCAACGGTGACCGTGCCGAGACCTGGACGTCGGAGCTCCGCGAGCAGCAGAACGCCCTCGGCTCGGATCTGGGCCCGGCGGACCCGGCCGCCTACACCATGCGCAAGCCGATCCCGGAGCCCATGCCCACCGATCGGCACGGGCCGGCCCGCATCATCGCGATGGCCAACCAGAAGGGCGGGGTCGGCAAGACCACCACCACCATCAACCTCGGCGCCGCGCTGGCCGAGTACGGCCGCAAGGTGCTGCTTGTCGACTTCGACCCGCAGGGCGCCCTCTCCGTCGGGCTGGGCGTCAACCCGCACAACCTGGACCTGTCGGTCTACAACCTGCTCATGCAGGACGACGTCACCGCCGACGACGTGCTCATCAAGACCGACGTGGCCGGGCTGCACCTGCTGCCGGCCAACATCGATCTCTCCGCCGCCGAGATCCAGCTGGTCAACGAGGTCGCCCGCGAGATGGCTCTGGCCCGGGTGCTCAAGAGCATCCGCAAGGAGTACGACTACATCCTGATCGACTGCCAGCCGTCACTCGGTCTGCTGGCGATCAACGCGTTGACCGTCTCGCACGGCGTGCTGATCCCGCTGGAGTGCGAGTTCTTCAGCCTGCGTGGCGTGGCGCTGCTGCTGGACACCATCGACAAGGTACGTGAGCGGCTCAACTTCGACCTGGAACTCGAGGGCATCCTCGCCACCATGTACGACAGCCGCACCACGCACTGTCGGCAGGTGCTGCAACGGGTGGTCGAGGCGTTCGGCGACAAGGTCTACCAAACGGTGATCACCAAGACCGTGAAGTTCCCCGAGTCCACCGTCGCCGGCTCACCCATCACCACGCTCGACCCGGCCTCCTCGGGGGCCCGCAACTACCGTCAGCTGGCCCGCGAGGTGATCGCCGCGCAGGCCGAGCGGTAG